Part of the Metarhizium brunneum chromosome 6, complete sequence genome is shown below.
CATCTGGCACCTAGCCGACGCGCTGTGCCACTTCATCCTTGAAGGCAGCTTCCTGTACCACTGCTTCTTCTCGTACATGACACCCGACGCCGAGACAGACATTACAAACTTGTTTCCCACACCATTTAATTTCCTGGGCTGGGAGAACCAGAGAATTTATGGGCCGCAAAGCGGTGGGGATAACCCGTTTGCGCAGCTGTGGATGGTATATGCCAGGGCGGACAAGAGATGGGCTGGTATAGACCTGGTACGCCACCTACCTCTTTCCGAGTGATCGAACCTATTATGAGTGTGTAGAGCTGacctttctttttttttacttgATGGGTTTCAGGGTGTTGTTAGTCTTGAACTGCTGACTGTGTTCTTTGATGGACCTGTGGCCTTGTACATCTGCTATCTGATTAGCAAGGGGAGCCCCAAGGCAAACTTTTGGATGATTATTCTGGCTACTGCTGAGCTTTATGGAGGTGTGCATTACAGATTGACTGACTGATgttgtaaaaaaaaaaactttgTTTGCTAACCAAGTTATGTCATAGGATTCATGACCTTTTGCCCCGAGTGGCTCACCGGCAATATTAACCTGGATGGTAGCAACTTCATGTACATGTGGGTAtacctcgtcttcttcaacggCCTCTGGGTTGCCATCCCTCTTTACGCCATGTGGTATTCGTACTGTCAGATCTCAAATGCGTTTTTGGCCCTTCCCACCAAGAAGAATAACTAGGGAGGGTGAGGGAAAAGCGTACGGGGTGTAGACACGACTACAGCGTGGATTATACAAAGGTGGTGGACGGGCAAGTAATTTTACTGGTAATTGAATGTGAGAACTGTAATTAATATCGCGAAAAGAATCTACGACGCTAGATCAAGAATATACATCAACAGGTTGGAGAAGAAAATTTGACATGTTTTAAATTGCAATTATCTAGGGGGTATTGGATATGCACGTCATTCCGCAAACAACATTTGCTCTCGGCATTTCTCGTCCCGCAAAACCAATCTAGATCTGCTGCTTGTGAGCCTCAGCTTTAGCATCGTGCTTGTGCTCGTCGACCTTGTCACCAAGGGCGTCCTTGGCAGCAGAAGCACTACACCAGTTAGTTTACATGTCGAAACGACGACGATCCGGGGATGTTCATACCGAGTGCCGATGGGGGCATCGCTGTCCTTGGCAACTTGCTTGTTGGTCTCCTTGGAGGCTCCGCTGGTGGCCTGCTTGACAGTCTCGGAGACGTAGTTGGCACCTTGCTTGAGGGAATCCATTGTCAAAGTACTTTGGTAGGTAATTTTTTAATGTAAAAAGAGTGATTGTATTTTTTGATTGGTAAAGTTCGATGTCCGGGATAAGAGAAGATGGAGGAACGGGAAGGCCGTCTTGTGGCTTTTTATATACAATGTCAGACCGATGAGTACAACAGGACTGCGGTCAAGGCTTCACGGGTTCGCCTTATTTTCCGCGGCTACAAAACTGTTTTCTTTGCACATGATGGGGTGAGGGACATATTGCGTCATGGATATTCCAAGGCCACGTTTTTTTGGTAGGACGTGGTGTTGAGAGATGATGTCGGGGGAGAAGCTCCGAGGGACGGGATTGGTTTCTATTGGCTGGGGGACATTAGGCAACCTTGAAAGTGGGTGCCTCATGGCTTGGTCAAAGCACTTAACCGTTTGCTGCCTTGGTGAAAGATGTCACGGGTTGGGAACTTGGCGTGAAAGAAGGACGTAGAAGGTTACACAACATCCTCTGTGGTCGTTCAACTGTTAGCTGGAGATGTTGCTTCCGCAACAGATGACGTCAGGTGCGTGTGGCTTGtggccgtcattggcggACAGTCACTGCCCCGGTTTTATCTCCAAGTTGACCAACAGAAAGAAGCGTCATGCAGGATAATGACTTTGCCTTTTTGTCAGACAGACAAGTCTGTTCTCGAATGTCTTAAACTGGCATCTGGTTGAAGAGCAATCTTAGGATCCATCAGCCACAGGTGGGGGAGGGAACCTCATGAATGACGCACGACCGTGTGGAGGGAAAGCGCTGTCCTGCAAATTGCCTTGGTTGCTCTGTGGAAAGAGCCTGATTGGCCGCGTGCTTTGATGTCTGATCGAGATCATGTCGTGACGGACGTTTGTCTCCGGCTTTTGGCTTTTTGGACTTTGCTGCGTGCTCGTGGCCACTAGACCGGAGCAGGCCGACGATGGACGTCGACATGTCAGGTCTACCGGTTGCCTCCCTTCTCCAACACACAACCTGAGCAGTTGAGAAATTCTTATCGATAATGGCCGGTGGCAGTGTCGTGCGTACCGGCCAGCGCCGCTCCTATCGTTGCCGAGACGTATTTACCAGGGTCCCGGCATAACAGCCGTTACATTGTGGAGATGAGCTTTATGCTACTTGGCACGACTGGAAAGTGATAATTTGACATCATTTCATGCTACTAGTCTTCAAGGGCGGAGACATGGAGGTTTCCGAGTCGTGGCTTAGATGTTTGGGTCGGAAATACTGCCGGTCATGGCTGAATCGCAATGCTGAACGGTCTGAGCGAACCACCTCGTGATACTGTGCCTTCGGTATTTTCCTCCCGAAGGAACATGGACAAATGGCAAAATACCATATACTTCTCTCCAGCTTTATATCCTATACTCCTCCACGGCCTGTTGCTATCTTGGCGCAGAGAGCACGAAAAAGATGACTCCTGTCACTCCCGCACACAAGGTCTGACTTTGAAAAAGTACACGCAATGAACCAAGAGAAGGGTAGTGTCTCTGAAGACCGTTTCTATTTGTGCTTTCGTACATGCTCACCCTGCTCTAGCCTAATCGGTGTCCTCTCCGCGTTTCAGTGATGCTTCACAGCTCTTGGCGTTGACGAATAGGAGCGAGCCAGGCTCGACTAGACAGTAGACTCAATGCGTCAGGCGTAAAGAAGACGGTGGCGTTTATCTCCCGGATCGAAATCCGCGAGAACAGAGTTCATCCGACTGTGTGTCGCGGGAGAAGAGTGGCTGAGTAGTTCAACCGTCCGGCTAGGTCGGATCCGGACTGATGAGGCAGGTCCCTTGATAACCAGTCGCGCGGCCTCAACGCTTGCATGGCCTCAAATTGCGACAAAAGCAAAATTGCAACAGTATAGAACGCTACCTGATATAGTCGAGGTTGCGGGCGCGCCTTGCCAGAGTCTGGTCGCAAACCACGATGAGAATCCCGGAAAGGTGAGAGCTCTCGATTCAAGTCACCCACATAACCAATCGCCGAGGTGTTGCCGTTACAGCATGTAGAGCTGCGTCACTGGTGTTGCACAATAGATGTCTGTGCATTGCTCTCGACAAAGCGCAAGAAACAAGAGTCGCATGCCAGATCCTAGGAAATCCGCACATCATCACCTGTGGCAGAACTGGTATTGGCTCGTAATGTAGCGCGGACCAAATGAGACCCTGGATGGCTCTGGTATCGCGACGACTGTTATGTTAACCCTGATACAAGTTTGCCACAAGTCAGTACGGAGTCGGGAGGGTTAGGTTGTAGCAGCAGAGGATCTGGTCCGCCGGGAACCAATCCGCGATCAAGACTTGACGACAACCTCCCAAGTTCTGGTGTTTCTAGTCTCCAAACAGGAGGTATGGGTGACTCTGGCAGTCGAAAAGGGTCGGTTCTTGTTTCAAAGAAAGTTGCGGTTGCAAGCGTTGAACGAGGGGAGGACGCCAAGCCTTTCCCGATTAGGTGTAGTGCGAGTGCCTGTTCAACTTCACCACTGACATTCGAAACTCCAAGATGTTGCAAGACTGCTTCAACACTCCAATCCCCAAACGCCACACACTGTGGGATTAATATAGCCAACGGTCTCGAGGTTTGACCTTGTGCGTCTGGGGCAACCCCTATTCGGCGCTCCCGAGTGCAGcgtgcaaaaaaaaaaaaaaaaaaaaaaaaaactaatcACAGGTGGGTTGAATGGAGAGTCTCCCTGAGCCCAAACATTGACACCTACAGTGTACACAGAAGTAGCCAGCCAAATCGATCGTCGGGCGCTGATAACGATCTGGGTTACAGAGACAACTTTATCCCAGCTAAAGTTTATCGGTAGCTTAAGAGGATCTGGAGGCTCCGTGAGACATGTACGCCATGTGCGACATGCACGACATCGCCGTAGGGCTAAACGCTCGGCCGCGGCGAGACTAGATGGAGTAGTAGTAACACACAGAGGCTCAACATCCAGCCCACCCGTCTGAATCGCTGGAGTCGACGCCATTCGTTGTTTGCCTCGACTGTGGCCTGGTGGCCTTAACCGCTCCCTTGCCCGGTAATGCAACAAGATGACCCCTTGTTGGAGGATCCTAGCACTTTCTCAATCTATGCTAAGAAGCCTTGATGTCTGTGTTCAACCATCTGACAGGCTTTGGCGTTCAGCTTGCTTAGCACAGATTCGGGTGGCGGCCATGCCGGAGGTGTTCCCTGGTCCTGCTCGATATCACTTGCTGCCAAGCCACACACCACCAGGACGGGTTTTTGTCATCATCCTCCCTCCGTACCTGACTCTGCCCCGCGCTCATCTATAGCGTTTGGCATCCTCTTGACACAAAAACGTAGTCTTGTATTCATCTTTCTATTGTCGTTTGGTTTGAATGGTGATTCGTGTCTTGTTGCATCGACTGGGTTGACCCCATCCTTCCTTTCTACTTGGAGTTGCTAGTCATTCACTTAAAACCAACCTAGCTATTCTTTCGGCTGTCCGGACAGCCGTTTACGATTAAGAACGACTCACTTCTTGTTTCTTCCCCCTAATCTGGGCTTTCCTTTTCCCCGGACGGCTGCGCCTTCTTCGACGAACCCTCGCCTctcctttcttttccttctctccgCGAGTAAACAGGTCTTGTTTCCGCGGCTCGCCTCTTCACTTCCCATATACACGACGACAAAACGACTCGAGAGAACCTCATCACCCTCGAGGCAGCCGGCAGTATAGATGATCTCCACGGGCGGCGAACAGGAGCTGGCTATCTGAGCGAAGGCATCGGGCCTCCTCTGTTCAGTCAACCGAGACAACTCTCCACCTGCGTCATTGACTCACTGAACGTCATCATCTGCTACGTTTAACAAAGCCAGCAGTTCAACATCGTCTTTTATGGATGGCTTTGGTTCAAGGTGGGCAGAGCCACCTAATTTCGAATTATGGCCCAGGGCAGGGGAGCTATTGGGCACCCAAGGGAACAATTCGGCTGCGTTTATTAATGAGTTGAAATTTGCGGCGTCCAAGTCAATACGGACGTCATTTTTAATTCTGGCTAGTTTCAACGCTGTGGCGGGTACCACGACAGCGCTTGGTATTTATTGGGATTGTTACATGACTGCGAAGAGAAAAGATTTCAGCTTTAGGCTGAAGTAAGTGCACCCATGTGCCCAGCCGAACAAAGAAAACCGAAACACAAGCGTCTTGATATTAACGCTCGAGATAGGTCTTCCTTCTGGAAAGTACTTGGCCCTGCTGAGGTCTTTCCCTTTGTGCTATCGTTGGGTATTGTGGTGCAGGGGATTATATTTGCTTCTATCCAGTCGTTTGGCCTGCGTGGGCTTTTCATTCGGGGCTGCGAGCCTCTTTCACAAGTAATGCTTCCAGGTAAGATGGGATTTTCTTGTCGTTCGCACGGGTGGCTATTCATGTAACTGACCTCACTATGCGGACGCAGCCTTCTTTATTGTACCGTATATTCAGTTCACATTCGGGCTTGAAGCAATAGTTCAAGCCCTTCGTCCATACCAACCCTTCTCTCCGCGATCAAAATGGAGCGTCCCCACGTGTCTGGCTGTCATCGTTTTCGGCTTGATTTTAACGTTCGTTTTGACTCGACTCGAACTTCCCCCCGATATCTGTTTTCCTTCGGTCGTGTTCTTCCTTCGGAGATGGGCTATCGGTTGCTTTGGTCTCCTTATTGGAATTGCAGCAACGTTGCTCATAGGGTGTGTTGTTACATTTATTCGTCTGTACCGTGTTCTAGGCATCGGTGAGCAGCAGAGAATAACAGCAACATGGATGGCGTGGTTCATGGCTCTGGGTGTACTGACACTGGTAAGTCTCCGCGGGTACAGCGCTCTTTCTGGA
Proteins encoded:
- the Ebpl gene encoding Emopamil-binding protein-like produces the protein MSDLPPDLFDQTTIISLLATVAIVLVAYLTSKSVLPTSTSGTLRFLFIWHLADALCHFILEGSFLYHCFFSYMTPDAETDITNLFPTPFNFLGWENQRIYGPQSGGDNPFAQLWMVYARADKRWAGIDLGVVSLELLTVFFDGPVALYICYLISKGSPKANFWMIILATAELYGGFMTFCPEWLTGNINLDGSNFMYMWVYLVFFNGLWVAIPLYAMWYSYCQISNAFLALPTKKNN
- the grg-1_2 gene encoding Glucose-repressible protein, giving the protein MDSLKQGANYVSETVKQATSGASKETNKQVAKDSDAPIGTRASAAKDALGDKVDEHKHDAKAEAHKQQI